In one Erythrobacteraceae bacterium WH01K genomic region, the following are encoded:
- a CDS encoding PA2169 family four-helix-bundle protein gives MFKSLTDTTFDSVEGYRKAAEKADSPQLKNALNQRCNQREATLSQMNSQLQSQGDELVTKGTVSGELHQMFASVADMFESGDEAAAERVEKGEDYLKSKFESALKSDQLEAGERTIVQQCYSEVCEGEKFGDMIEHQHD, from the coding sequence GTGTTCAAGTCGCTAACTGATACCACTTTCGACTCCGTCGAGGGTTATCGCAAAGCAGCAGAAAAGGCCGACAGTCCGCAGCTGAAGAACGCGCTCAATCAGCGCTGTAACCAGCGTGAGGCGACGTTAAGCCAAATGAATTCGCAGCTGCAGAGCCAAGGTGATGAACTGGTCACCAAGGGCACAGTCTCGGGAGAGCTTCATCAGATGTTCGCCAGTGTCGCCGACATGTTCGAGAGCGGCGATGAGGCCGCTGCCGAGCGCGTCGAAAAAGGCGAAGATTATCTAAAAAGCAAATTCGAGAGTGCCCTTAAGAGCGATCAGCTCGAAGCCGGCGAAAGAACGATCGTCCAGCAGTGTTATTCTGAAGTTTGCGAAGGCGAAAAGTTCGGCGACATGATTGAGCATCAGCACGACTAA
- a CDS encoding DUF421 domain-containing protein has translation MFTEISTLDLVLRGLILTAIGMVWIVLLVRIVGLRSFSKMTNFDFVMTVAMGSLLAGSGRSTGWDDFAQTLIAMVTLFAVQWLVARLRKSSDRFERLVQNEPVILMRDGVFNETALSKTRVAKDDLIAKLREANVLAMDRVRAVVLETTGDVSVLHGDELEDLLLTGVRREKP, from the coding sequence ATGTTTACGGAAATATCAACGCTCGACCTCGTCCTGCGAGGTCTCATTCTCACGGCCATCGGAATGGTCTGGATAGTGCTGCTTGTGCGGATTGTCGGCCTCCGGTCCTTTTCAAAGATGACCAATTTCGACTTTGTGATGACCGTTGCTATGGGCTCGTTGCTCGCGGGCTCGGGACGATCCACAGGCTGGGACGACTTCGCCCAAACATTGATCGCTATGGTAACACTCTTCGCGGTGCAATGGTTAGTCGCTCGCCTTCGTAAGTCTTCTGATCGCTTCGAGCGGTTAGTGCAGAACGAGCCAGTCATCCTCATGCGGGATGGTGTCTTCAACGAGACGGCGCTGAGTAAGACACGCGTTGCGAAGGACGACCTTATCGCCAAACTGCGTGAGGCGAACGTGTTGGCGATGGATCGGGTGCGGGCTGTTGTCCTCGAGACGACCGGAGACGTCTCCGTCCTGCACGGCGATGAGCTGGAAGATCTCTTGCTTACCGGCGTACGTCGTGAGAAACCTTGA